Proteins from a genomic interval of Campylobacter concisus:
- a CDS encoding riboflavin synthase — translation MFNGLIREIAQVVSYSQNILRLKANFRPNLGDSIAVNGACLSVIKLHEDGFSVELSAESRANIAVENLKERVHIEPAMRLGDRVDGHLMQGHIDFIGKISNIKKNENGVDFYIDLPREAMSLMSNKGSVGVEGVSLTINEILPNGIRLTIIPITFRDSLFGTFKVGRRVNIESDLLARYVARQLFCKQDSGLSWDDVERISSLY, via the coding sequence ATGTTTAATGGCTTGATTCGTGAGATCGCACAGGTTGTTAGTTATTCACAAAATATTTTAAGGCTAAAGGCAAATTTTCGTCCAAATTTAGGCGATAGCATTGCTGTAAATGGTGCTTGCCTGAGTGTAATAAAACTGCATGAAGATGGCTTTAGTGTGGAGCTAAGTGCAGAGAGTAGGGCAAATATCGCGGTTGAAAATTTAAAAGAAAGAGTGCATATCGAGCCAGCGATGAGGCTAGGAGACCGAGTAGATGGGCATTTAATGCAAGGACATATCGATTTTATCGGTAAAATTTCAAATATCAAAAAGAATGAGAATGGGGTTGATTTTTACATCGACTTGCCACGCGAGGCTATGAGCTTGATGTCAAATAAAGGCTCGGTGGGCGTCGAGGGAGTGAGCCTAACCATAAATGAAATTTTGCCAAATGGCATAAGGCTAACGATCATACCGATTACATTTAGAGATAGCCTTTTTGGTACTTTTAAGGTTGGCAGGCGCGTAAATATCGAAAGTGATCTTTTGGCTCGCTACGTAGCTAGGCAGCTTTTTTGCAAACAAGATAGTGGCCTTAGCTGGGACGATGTTGAGCGAATTTCTAGCCTTTACTAG
- a CDS encoding YwqG family protein, which produces MDIAKISKGCKERGLDELFKLLSPLARNAIRIDVQAKNDNDIAVGASKFGGSPDLPDGLSWPSNENGALSFVAQINFAEASKFDIDSLLPKSGMLYLFYDRNLRVWGYDPTDKNGFAVIFSDVNHGPLSRRRAESLEGENSTFNARLLSFENEINLPNLQSSIVPFSKISEAEWEAYHEVIEPSWQAKENKLLGHSDNVQDGMELECELVTNGLSCGDGSAYHHPRIAEFEKNSAQWQLLLQIDSDDEGDMDWDGEGRIYLWIKRDDLVARDFSKTWLVLQTS; this is translated from the coding sequence ATGGATATTGCAAAAATTTCTAAAGGTTGTAAAGAGCGTGGGCTGGATGAACTTTTTAAACTTTTATCGCCACTAGCAAGAAATGCCATAAGGATAGATGTGCAAGCTAAAAATGACAATGATATCGCTGTTGGAGCGTCTAAATTTGGCGGCTCACCAGATCTGCCAGATGGTTTATCGTGGCCTTCAAATGAAAATGGCGCTTTGAGTTTTGTGGCACAGATAAATTTTGCTGAAGCTAGCAAATTTGACATTGACTCACTACTGCCAAAAAGCGGAATGCTCTATCTCTTTTATGATAGAAATTTGCGTGTTTGGGGCTATGATCCTACCGATAAAAACGGCTTTGCAGTGATCTTTTCTGATGTAAATCATGGGCCACTTTCTCGCAGGAGAGCGGAGAGTTTAGAGGGAGAAAATTCTACATTTAATGCGCGCTTGCTTAGCTTTGAAAATGAGATAAATTTGCCAAATTTACAAAGCTCGATTGTACCATTTAGTAAAATTAGTGAGGCTGAGTGGGAGGCCTATCATGAGGTTATTGAGCCAAGCTGGCAGGCTAAAGAAAATAAGCTCCTTGGGCACTCCGATAATGTCCAAGATGGTATGGAGCTAGAGTGTGAGCTAGTTACAAATGGGCTTAGCTGTGGTGATGGTAGCGCTTATCACCACCCAAGAATAGCGGAATTTGAGAAAAATTCTGCCCAGTGGCAACTACTTTTACAGATAGATAGTGATGATGAGGGCGATATGGACTGGGACGGAGAGGGCAGAATTTATCTGTGGATAAAGAGGGATGATCTGGTAGCACGCGATTTTAGCAAGACGTGGCTAGTTTTGCAGACAAGCTAA